Proteins encoded together in one Priestia aryabhattai window:
- a CDS encoding MarC family protein, whose translation MKGVFTVLALILKLTISFFAVMNPLGNIPIFITLTNDYSIQERRHSARKAVFISFIILTLFLLLGSFIFSAFGITIHAFRVAGGILIFGIAYSLLHAKPSNAQSPHSHEQKAAASQNDISITPLALPIMAGPGTIATVMSHSSYSIANLGSVFISYTLILGVTFILFYYSTSIINKLGQNGLNVISRLMGLILAVMAIQMIAEGIHGLFPHL comes from the coding sequence ATGAAAGGAGTTTTTACAGTGTTAGCTTTAATTCTTAAACTTACTATCTCATTTTTTGCTGTTATGAATCCACTAGGAAACATACCTATTTTCATTACTCTTACGAATGATTATTCTATTCAAGAAAGACGTCATAGTGCAAGGAAGGCTGTCTTTATCTCTTTTATTATTCTTACCCTATTTTTACTTTTAGGAAGTTTTATCTTTTCCGCCTTTGGGATCACCATACATGCTTTTCGTGTAGCAGGAGGAATCTTAATCTTTGGCATCGCCTATAGCTTGCTTCATGCTAAACCTTCTAATGCACAAAGTCCTCATTCGCATGAACAAAAAGCTGCAGCTTCCCAAAATGATATTTCCATCACCCCCCTTGCTCTGCCGATTATGGCTGGACCCGGAACAATTGCGACAGTCATGTCTCACAGTTCTTATTCGATAGCAAATCTAGGGAGTGTATTCATTAGTTACACCCTTATATTAGGAGTTACTTTTATCCTTTTCTATTATTCTACATCTATTATCAACAAGCTCGGACAGAATGGTTTAAATGTTATCTCAAGGTTAATGGGATTAATACTGGCAGTGATGGCTATACAAATGATTGCAGAAGGTATTCACGGGTTATTTCCTCATCTGTAA
- a CDS encoding Lrp/AsnC family transcriptional regulator, whose translation MDLIDRSLLQFIQEDSRITVNELSKKLLLSQLSIRKRLQRLEKNGVIQGFMVIIPPDAIGKSVKAIIQIENLKIKTQQFEEIIKEEKDILECHRITGINSYFMKTAVSSIKQVEDFTNRLTLYGKVNTSLIIASPVSHQILLPKTEYLQPIKN comes from the coding sequence ATGGATTTGATTGATCGTAGCTTACTGCAATTTATACAAGAAGACAGTAGAATTACTGTCAATGAATTGTCTAAAAAATTACTTCTAAGTCAATTAAGTATAAGAAAAAGACTACAACGTTTAGAAAAAAATGGTGTGATACAAGGTTTTATGGTAATTATTCCACCTGACGCAATTGGAAAAAGTGTAAAAGCAATTATTCAAATAGAGAATTTAAAAATAAAAACTCAGCAATTTGAAGAAATTATCAAAGAGGAAAAAGATATTTTAGAATGTCATCGGATAACCGGAATAAACAGTTATTTTATGAAAACGGCAGTTTCATCCATAAAACAGGTAGAAGACTTTACAAACCGTTTAACCCTTTATGGTAAAGTCAATACATCTTTGATTATTGCTTCTCCCGTATCTCATCAAATTTTACTACCCAAAACTGAGTATCTTCAACCAATCAAGAATTAA
- a CDS encoding cell wall hydrolase → MPRVNYRSSDINLMARMMRAEAEGEGRQGMLYVGNVIVNRLAANCLDFRNLRTVSQVIYQVQGGNYSFEAVQKGNVFYQRARGVERRLAKQNLDYWRQHPAKFALWYFNPHAPCPPTWYGQPASGQFKNHCYYEPKPDTCASVYGG, encoded by the coding sequence ATGCCAAGAGTAAATTACCGAAGTTCAGACATTAACTTAATGGCAAGAATGATGCGAGCAGAAGCTGAAGGTGAAGGAAGACAAGGGATGTTATATGTTGGAAATGTAATTGTTAATCGTCTTGCAGCAAATTGTTTAGACTTTAGAAATTTAAGAACCGTGTCACAAGTCATTTATCAAGTACAGGGGGGGAATTATTCGTTTGAAGCTGTTCAAAAAGGGAATGTATTTTATCAAAGAGCGAGAGGTGTTGAAAGAAGATTAGCAAAGCAGAATTTGGATTATTGGAGACAACACCCAGCGAAATTTGCTCTTTGGTATTTTAATCCACATGCTCCGTGCCCTCCAACATGGTACGGGCAACCTGCATCTGGTCAATTTAAAAATCATTGTTATTATGAACCAAAACCTGATACATGTGCTAGTGTTTATGGAGGTTAG
- the fahA gene encoding fumarylacetoacetase encodes MMKSFIEVDPKSHFPIQNLPYGVFRPLMMGVPRIGVAIGDYVLDLSVLDAEGYFDGTAVEGKGVFEQASLNEFMALGTKAWREVRGRIQQLLREDESILRDNYALRDIALIPQKNVKMLLPAQIGDYTDFYASKEHATNVGIMFRGKENALMPNWTHLPVGYHGRASSVVLSGTDVRRPQGQMKPANANAPLFGPSCQLDLELEMGWFIGPGNERGENIALENAEEQIFGLVLVNDWSARDIQSWEYQPLGPFLSKSFATSISPWVVPLEALEPFRVAGPEQEPEPLPYLRTNKPGSFDIHLEVNLKGEGMKNSKTISTSNFRYLYWSMAQQVAHHTVGGCNLRPGDLLASGTISGPEKEMRGSLLELTWRGTEPIEIENGEQRVWLEDGDQLTITGWCQGEGYRIGFGEVTGRVLPALKQSYTLSHI; translated from the coding sequence ATGATGAAGTCATTTATAGAGGTAGATCCCAAATCTCATTTTCCCATTCAAAACCTTCCTTACGGTGTATTTCGCCCCCTTATGATGGGGGTTCCCCGTATTGGAGTTGCTATTGGTGATTATGTATTGGATCTTTCCGTGCTAGACGCTGAGGGATATTTTGATGGTACGGCTGTAGAGGGGAAAGGAGTTTTTGAACAAGCTTCCCTTAATGAATTTATGGCTCTTGGAACTAAAGCATGGCGGGAGGTAAGGGGACGTATCCAACAATTACTACGTGAAGATGAGTCAATTTTACGGGATAACTATGCTCTTCGTGATATTGCTTTAATTCCTCAAAAAAATGTCAAAATGCTTTTGCCTGCACAAATTGGGGATTATACAGATTTTTATGCTTCAAAAGAGCATGCAACTAATGTAGGGATTATGTTTAGAGGAAAGGAAAATGCCCTCATGCCGAATTGGACTCACTTGCCAGTTGGGTATCATGGACGAGCTAGTTCAGTGGTTCTTAGTGGTACTGATGTAAGGCGTCCACAAGGACAAATGAAACCAGCGAATGCAAATGCACCTTTATTTGGTCCAAGTTGTCAACTTGATTTGGAATTAGAGATGGGATGGTTTATTGGTCCAGGTAATGAGAGAGGGGAAAACATTGCTTTAGAAAATGCTGAGGAACAAATCTTCGGTCTTGTATTAGTCAATGACTGGAGCGCTCGAGATATCCAATCCTGGGAATATCAACCGCTTGGGCCATTCTTATCCAAGAGCTTTGCTACTTCAATTTCTCCTTGGGTGGTGCCACTTGAAGCTCTCGAGCCTTTTAGAGTAGCTGGACCAGAGCAGGAGCCAGAACCGTTACCTTATTTACGTACAAATAAACCTGGTTCATTTGATATTCATTTAGAGGTGAATCTTAAGGGAGAAGGAATGAAAAATTCCAAAACCATCTCTACAAGTAACTTTCGTTATCTTTACTGGTCCATGGCTCAACAGGTTGCTCATCATACAGTAGGGGGGTGTAATTTACGTCCTGGTGATTTGCTTGCTTCGGGAACAATTAGTGGACCTGAAAAAGAGATGCGAGGAAGTTTATTGGAGCTAACATGGCGGGGAACTGAGCCGATAGAAATAGAAAATGGAGAGCAAAGAGTTTGGTTAGAAGACGGAGATCAGCTAACGATTACAGGGTGGTGTCAGGGAGAGGGATATAGGATTGGATTTGGGGAAGTGACAGGTCGTGTTCTACCAGCCCTTAAACAATCTTATACCTTATCCCACATTTAA
- a CDS encoding amino acid permease, giving the protein MDLFRKKSISHMLASVQETDKSLNKVLGAKDLTMMGIGCIIGTGIFVLTGVAAAEHAGPALVLSFIFSGLACIFAALCYSEFASSIPISGSAYTYSYVTFGEMVAWILGWALLLEYGLAASAVASGWSGYFQGLLSGFGLKLPLAITSAYDPGKGTFIDVPAITAVLVITFLLSRGLRESTRANNIMVVIKIAVVLLFIVVGMWYVKPENWTPFMPFGFSGVTAGAASVFFAYLGFDSIASAAEEVKNPQRNMPIGIISSLAICTILYIIVSFILTGIVPFTELNVKNPVAFALSYIHQDWVAGFISVGALTGMTTVLLVLLYAQTRLFFAMSRDGLLPKTMSKVDSVKKAPIINTWITGVLVAIFVGFIPLHRLAELVNIGTLFAYLVVSVGVLVLRKTQPELPRAFKVPFVPFIPIISMLFCGYLMFNLPMATWIGFGTWLVIGLIVYFIFGYRNSELGKREKNLKADKEIDKREIL; this is encoded by the coding sequence ATGGATTTATTTCGAAAAAAGTCAATTTCTCATATGTTGGCCAGTGTTCAAGAAACAGATAAATCTTTGAACAAAGTACTTGGAGCTAAAGATTTAACAATGATGGGGATTGGCTGCATTATTGGCACAGGAATTTTTGTTTTGACAGGAGTAGCCGCTGCAGAACACGCAGGACCGGCTCTTGTTCTTTCGTTTATCTTTTCAGGACTTGCCTGTATATTTGCTGCGCTATGTTATTCAGAGTTTGCTTCTTCTATACCGATTTCTGGTAGCGCTTACACTTACAGTTATGTTACTTTCGGTGAAATGGTGGCCTGGATTCTTGGTTGGGCATTACTGTTGGAATATGGACTTGCAGCTTCGGCGGTTGCTAGTGGCTGGTCAGGTTATTTTCAAGGCTTATTAAGTGGGTTCGGGTTGAAATTACCACTTGCTATAACAAGTGCTTACGATCCCGGAAAAGGGACCTTTATTGATGTTCCAGCTATTACCGCTGTTTTAGTTATTACCTTTCTGCTCTCTCGTGGTTTACGTGAATCTACACGTGCAAATAATATTATGGTTGTGATTAAGATTGCTGTTGTTCTCTTATTCATCGTCGTTGGAATGTGGTATGTAAAGCCAGAAAACTGGACACCATTTATGCCATTTGGTTTCTCTGGGGTAACAGCGGGTGCTGCATCTGTCTTTTTTGCTTACCTTGGCTTTGATTCTATAGCTTCTGCAGCCGAAGAAGTAAAAAATCCTCAGCGCAATATGCCTATCGGGATTATTTCTTCCCTTGCTATATGTACGATCTTATATATTATTGTTTCCTTCATTCTAACAGGTATTGTTCCCTTTACTGAATTAAATGTGAAAAACCCGGTAGCTTTTGCTTTAAGCTATATTCACCAAGATTGGGTAGCAGGCTTTATTTCGGTAGGAGCTTTGACAGGAATGACAACAGTGTTACTTGTACTTTTATACGCACAAACACGTTTGTTTTTTGCTATGAGTCGGGATGGCTTATTGCCTAAAACAATGTCTAAAGTCGATTCAGTAAAGAAAGCCCCTATTATAAATACGTGGATTACAGGAGTCCTAGTTGCAATTTTTGTTGGATTCATCCCTTTACATAGATTAGCTGAACTAGTTAATATCGGAACACTCTTTGCGTACTTGGTTGTTTCGGTAGGCGTATTGGTTTTGCGTAAAACACAACCTGAACTACCACGTGCTTTCAAAGTCCCATTTGTTCCGTTTATACCTATTATCTCTATGTTATTTTGTGGCTACCTTATGTTTAATTTACCAATGGCCACTTGGATTGGATTCGGAACCTGGTTGGTGATTGGCCTTATTGTTTACTTTATATTTGGTTACAGAAATAGTGAATTAGGAAAAAGGGAGAAAAATTTGAAAGCTGATAAAGAAATAGATAAGAGAGAGATTCTATAA
- a CDS encoding GlsB/YeaQ/YmgE family stress response membrane protein yields the protein MGIIWMLIVGGIIGWLAGLITGRDVPGGIIGNIIAGFIGSWLGSLILGSWGPVVGGFAIIPAIIGSIILVLIVSFVLRKMGQKKNHGHHA from the coding sequence ATGGGAATTATATGGATGCTAATTGTAGGTGGAATTATTGGGTGGCTCGCTGGTTTAATCACAGGGCGTGATGTTCCTGGAGGTATTATCGGTAATATTATCGCAGGTTTTATTGGCTCTTGGTTAGGTAGTCTGATCTTGGGAAGTTGGGGACCAGTCGTTGGTGGTTTTGCAATCATCCCAGCCATTATTGGATCAATCATTTTGGTGTTAATTGTAAGCTTTGTTCTAAGAAAAATGGGCCAAAAAAAGAATCATGGTCATCATGCATAA
- a CDS encoding homogentisate 1,2-dioxygenase, which translates to MPHYVKMGKVPAKRHTQFRKEDGSLYYEQVMGTKGFSGIQSLIYHINPPTQVREAKKITEIHYEIEEKEALKHRHFHTWETEAGGDFLEARKIFMVNDDVAIGVARPTQQMSYFYRNGEGDEMLYVHEGKGKIESIFGELSFLPGDYLVIPIGTTYRVVLESEQARFLIVESNSAIMPPKRYRNEHGQLLEHSPYCERDLRTPEKLEPKDERGEFEVRVRAQGMLTSYLFDFHPLDAVGWDGYLFPYAFSIHDFEPITGRIHQPPPVHQTFEAHNYVICSFVPRLYDYHPEAVPAPYVHSNVESDEVLYYVDGEFMSRRGIEEGSITLHPSGLPHGPHPGKMEESIGKKETRELAVMIDTFRPLHVVKQAHRYEDSSYMQSWYK; encoded by the coding sequence ATGCCGCATTATGTAAAGATGGGGAAGGTTCCTGCTAAACGCCATACACAATTCCGAAAAGAAGACGGGAGCTTATACTATGAGCAAGTGATGGGAACAAAAGGTTTTTCGGGTATTCAATCACTCATTTATCATATCAATCCCCCAACACAAGTAAGAGAGGCTAAAAAAATCACAGAAATCCATTATGAGATTGAAGAAAAAGAGGCACTTAAGCATCGTCACTTTCACACTTGGGAAACCGAAGCAGGAGGAGATTTCCTTGAAGCAAGAAAAATCTTTATGGTTAATGATGATGTAGCGATTGGAGTTGCCCGGCCAACACAACAAATGTCATATTTTTATCGCAATGGAGAAGGCGATGAAATGCTGTATGTTCATGAAGGAAAAGGAAAAATAGAGAGTATCTTTGGTGAACTGTCTTTCCTTCCAGGTGATTACCTAGTTATTCCTATTGGTACTACATATAGAGTAGTTCTAGAATCAGAACAAGCACGATTTCTCATTGTGGAATCAAACTCAGCTATCATGCCTCCAAAACGCTATCGTAATGAGCATGGTCAACTTCTAGAGCACTCTCCCTATTGTGAGCGTGATTTAAGAACACCAGAAAAACTAGAACCAAAGGATGAACGAGGAGAATTCGAGGTTCGTGTGCGGGCTCAAGGTATGTTGACTTCTTATTTATTTGACTTTCATCCATTAGACGCTGTAGGTTGGGATGGGTATTTATTTCCTTATGCTTTTAGTATTCATGATTTCGAACCAATTACAGGTAGAATTCATCAGCCACCTCCAGTTCACCAAACATTTGAAGCTCATAACTATGTAATTTGTTCATTTGTGCCACGATTATATGATTATCATCCAGAGGCCGTTCCGGCTCCTTATGTGCACAGCAACGTAGAAAGTGATGAAGTATTATACTATGTGGATGGAGAGTTTATGAGTAGGCGTGGAATTGAAGAGGGATCTATTACTCTTCATCCAAGTGGGCTGCCACACGGTCCACACCCAGGGAAAATGGAAGAAAGCATCGGGAAAAAAGAAACGCGAGAACTAGCTGTTATGATTGATACATTCCGACCGCTTCATGTCGTTAAGCAAGCGCATCGTTATGAAGATTCTTCTTACATGCAGAGCTGGTATAAATAG
- a CDS encoding NADPH:quinone reductase, which yields MKSIQVTQFGGPEKLVFTDVKDVVAEKGEVCVRLYAAGVNPSDTYTLSGTYAFSIPQLPYTPGLDGAGVVEAIGEEVTNVHVGDRVFIASLMGSKNTGTFAQKVVCDATLVHPLPSHVSFEQGAALGVPALTAYRALFQRACLKPGQTVLIHGASGGVGLQVVQMAKSNGAKVIGTASKPEGKKMVQQAGADFVTDHVTEATIEDMLALMDGNGPDVIIEFLANKNLETDLKLIAPFGKIIIVGNRGSIDINPRLAMQKECDILATALWNAPKDEYEQSIHGVIGMLTSGALRPVIGTTFPLQQVSQGFKQLEKGIGNGKLVLIID from the coding sequence ATGAAATCAATTCAAGTCACACAATTTGGTGGACCTGAGAAATTAGTATTTACGGACGTTAAGGATGTAGTAGCAGAAAAGGGAGAAGTATGTGTTCGTTTGTATGCGGCAGGTGTCAATCCGAGTGATACTTACACATTATCAGGTACATATGCGTTTAGTATACCTCAGTTGCCTTATACTCCAGGATTAGACGGGGCAGGGGTTGTGGAGGCGATTGGAGAAGAAGTTACAAATGTTCATGTCGGTGATCGTGTATTTATTGCGTCTTTAATGGGAAGTAAAAATACAGGCACCTTTGCCCAAAAAGTAGTATGTGATGCAACGTTGGTTCATCCATTACCATCCCATGTATCTTTTGAACAAGGTGCGGCATTAGGGGTACCTGCACTAACCGCCTATCGTGCGCTATTTCAACGTGCCTGCCTGAAGCCCGGTCAAACCGTGCTTATTCATGGAGCCAGTGGTGGAGTTGGATTGCAGGTTGTACAAATGGCGAAATCTAACGGTGCTAAAGTGATTGGAACAGCAAGCAAGCCAGAGGGTAAAAAAATGGTTCAGCAAGCTGGTGCAGATTTTGTCACTGATCATGTGACAGAAGCAACGATTGAAGATATGTTAGCCTTAATGGATGGCAATGGACCTGATGTAATTATTGAGTTTTTAGCAAATAAGAATTTAGAAACAGATTTAAAGCTGATTGCACCATTCGGTAAAATTATAATTGTTGGAAACCGTGGTTCAATAGACATAAACCCACGCCTTGCAATGCAAAAAGAATGTGATATTTTAGCAACAGCTCTTTGGAATGCACCAAAGGATGAATATGAACAAAGTATTCATGGTGTAATTGGCATGCTAACAAGTGGTGCACTTCGTCCAGTTATTGGTACAACTTTTCCACTACAGCAAGTATCGCAGGGCTTTAAACAACTAGAAAAAGGTATAGGAAATGGTAAACTTGTTTTGATAATTGACTAA
- the hisC gene encoding histidinol-phosphate transaminase produces the protein MELLEHKIISRKELEGLDVYKPGKPIEEVKRELGLNRIIKLASNENPLGYSPMAKEAMIKEMENLMFYPEGTAPVLVKKIAEQLEVKEEQVITGNGSDEVLRLLTRSYIRSGDEAIMADVTFPRYETNVIIEGGRAIKVPLVNGGHDLGGMLAAITDKTRMIFVCNPNNPTGTIVGKRELTSFIDQVPNHILLVVDEAYFEYVTAEDHLDTVPLIHSHANLIVLRTFSKIYGLAALRIGYGVMHSNFVQELIKVKEPFNTNRMAQVAAITSLEDLEFVSKCKKENEKGRLYISAEVEKMGLSYFPSQGNFVMIKLNSSGDNVFQSLLHKGIIVRSGGVLGLSNTIRVSIGTKEENEAFIQALREVIQ, from the coding sequence ATGGAATTACTGGAACATAAAATCATCTCACGGAAAGAATTAGAAGGTCTTGATGTTTATAAACCAGGTAAGCCTATTGAAGAAGTGAAGCGAGAATTAGGTCTTAATCGCATTATTAAACTTGCTTCGAATGAAAATCCATTAGGTTATTCACCAATGGCAAAAGAGGCCATGATAAAAGAAATGGAAAATTTAATGTTTTACCCGGAAGGAACAGCGCCTGTTCTGGTAAAAAAGATAGCGGAACAATTAGAAGTTAAGGAAGAGCAAGTTATAACAGGGAATGGGTCAGATGAAGTACTTCGTTTGCTCACACGCAGCTATATCCGTTCTGGAGACGAGGCTATCATGGCAGACGTCACATTCCCTCGTTATGAAACGAATGTCATCATCGAAGGGGGCAGGGCGATTAAAGTACCACTTGTGAACGGGGGGCACGATCTTGGAGGTATGCTCGCTGCTATTACGGACAAAACGCGCATGATTTTTGTGTGTAACCCAAACAATCCTACTGGAACGATTGTTGGAAAGAGGGAACTGACATCATTTATTGATCAAGTTCCTAATCATATACTGCTTGTTGTTGATGAAGCTTATTTTGAATATGTGACAGCAGAAGACCACTTGGATACGGTGCCACTTATTCACTCTCATGCAAACTTGATTGTCTTACGTACTTTTTCAAAAATTTATGGATTGGCTGCTCTACGTATTGGTTACGGAGTGATGCATTCAAATTTTGTACAGGAACTTATTAAGGTAAAGGAACCCTTTAACACTAATCGTATGGCACAAGTTGCAGCCATTACCTCTTTGGAAGATTTAGAGTTTGTTAGCAAGTGTAAAAAAGAGAATGAGAAAGGAAGATTATATATTTCAGCAGAGGTCGAAAAAATGGGTCTCAGCTATTTTCCATCCCAAGGTAATTTTGTAATGATAAAGCTAAATTCATCTGGTGATAATGTGTTTCAATCGTTACTGCATAAAGGAATTATCGTTCGTTCCGGAGGAGTATTGGGACTTTCAAACACAATTCGTGTATCAATCGGAACAAAAGAAGAAAACGAAGCGTTTATCCAAGCACTTCGCGAAGTAATACAATAA
- a CDS encoding DUF1450 domain-containing protein has protein sequence MEYTVKFCPCNFEEELYDVKEKLQQISNAEIIEEKCLLYCGQCLVQPFAIVNGKNIVSDSVNDLLGNILEHLEETKTNCSKTNLQVNCGGCGSCNSNKQQVLR, from the coding sequence ATGGAATATACTGTTAAATTTTGCCCTTGTAATTTTGAAGAAGAGCTCTATGATGTAAAAGAGAAATTGCAACAAATTTCAAATGCAGAAATTATAGAAGAAAAATGTTTACTTTATTGCGGCCAATGTTTAGTACAGCCATTTGCAATAGTCAACGGTAAAAACATTGTCAGCGATAGTGTCAATGATCTTCTTGGAAATATTTTAGAACATCTCGAAGAAACAAAGACAAATTGCAGCAAAACAAATCTACAGGTGAATTGTGGAGGGTGTGGAAGTTGTAATTCTAATAAACAACAAGTGCTTCGTTGA
- a CDS encoding IS3 family transposase, giving the protein YITYYNNARIQTKLNNRSPVQYRQMVV; this is encoded by the coding sequence ACTATATTACCTATTACAACAATGCCCGTATTCAAACGAAACTAAACAACCGGTCACCAGTACAATACCGGCAAATGGTTGTTTAA
- a CDS encoding SMI1/KNR4 family protein: protein MVNEAEKKLGVKLPESYIELCKMQNGGYLKYCNYPTSIPTNWADDHVNLPEIYGIGKEGILSSDYYIEEWELPKDIVLLCGEGHWWGAFDYWNTKDNPPIIYMDLEWGTDTLIFELAPDFETLVNSLFIYEDEE, encoded by the coding sequence ATGGTCAACGAAGCAGAAAAGAAGTTGGGTGTGAAGTTACCAGAATCCTATATTGAGTTATGTAAAATGCAGAATGGGGGCTATTTAAAATACTGTAACTACCCTACCTCTATTCCAACAAATTGGGCAGACGATCATGTAAATCTCCCTGAGATTTATGGAATAGGGAAAGAAGGCATTTTATCTAGTGATTATTATATAGAAGAATGGGAGTTACCAAAAGATATTGTTCTACTATGCGGAGAGGGACATTGGTGGGGTGCATTCGACTATTGGAATACAAAAGATAATCCTCCTATAATTTATATGGATTTAGAATGGGGAACAGACACACTTATTTTTGAATTAGCTCCTGATTTTGAGACCTTGGTAAATAGCTTATTTATTTATGAAGATGAAGAATGA
- a CDS encoding Spo0E family sporulation regulatory protein-aspartic acid phosphatase: MKLSQLEEEIIALQKMIYNLAKENHEYCDGDILKISQELDKKIFTYQKMINSID, from the coding sequence ATGAAACTATCTCAGCTAGAAGAGGAGATTATAGCTTTACAAAAAATGATTTATAACTTAGCAAAGGAAAATCACGAATATTGTGATGGAGACATCCTTAAAATAAGTCAAGAATTAGATAAGAAAATTTTCACTTATCAAAAAATGATAAATTCCATTGACTAA
- a CDS encoding H-type small acid-soluble spore protein, whose product MEINRAKQILSSPKEIDVHYHGVPIWIKSVDETSSMATVHARGTHDEDRMVPVLDLEEK is encoded by the coding sequence ATGGAAATAAATCGAGCTAAACAAATTCTTTCTTCTCCTAAGGAAATTGATGTTCATTACCACGGAGTTCCTATTTGGATTAAGAGTGTAGATGAAACATCAAGTATGGCTACCGTACATGCGAGAGGAACACATGATGAAGACCGTATGGTGCCAGTCCTTGATTTAGAAGAAAAATAA
- the hppD gene encoding 4-hydroxyphenylpyruvate dioxygenase, producing MSEKVLETKKTKKEEIFPVQSIHHLELYVGNAKQAAYYYSNAFGFKIKAYRGLETGCRDRVSYVLEQGAIRLVVTGSLEESTDIAAFVKLHGEGTKDIALKVSDIEKTYKGAVERGAIAIREPWSEEDENGIVKKAIIGTYGDTVHTLVETVNYKGSFLPGYQSYELETGTSSTGIIGIDHIVGNVEIMDEWTTYYEKVFGFNVLKHFDDENISTEYSALMSKVMMNGTGRIKFPINEPAEGKRKSQIQEYLDFYKGPGVQHLALLTNDIIKTVKALKDNGVEFLDTPATYYEELSERVGKIDEDLQKLQELSILVDRDDEGYLLQIFTKPIVDRPTLFIEIIQRKGALGFGDGNFKALFESIEREQERRGNI from the coding sequence ATGTCAGAAAAAGTATTAGAAACGAAAAAAACAAAAAAAGAAGAAATCTTTCCGGTGCAAAGCATCCACCACTTAGAACTATATGTAGGGAATGCAAAGCAAGCTGCTTATTATTATTCAAATGCCTTTGGTTTCAAAATTAAGGCTTACCGCGGATTAGAGACAGGTTGTCGTGATCGTGTTTCTTATGTGCTTGAACAAGGAGCAATTCGTCTAGTGGTTACGGGAAGTCTTGAGGAGAGCACAGATATCGCTGCATTTGTAAAACTACATGGTGAGGGAACAAAAGACATTGCATTAAAAGTTTCTGATATTGAAAAGACATATAAGGGAGCAGTTGAGCGAGGAGCAATTGCCATTCGAGAGCCATGGTCTGAAGAAGATGAGAATGGAATTGTTAAGAAAGCGATTATTGGTACGTATGGGGACACTGTTCATACGTTAGTCGAGACAGTAAATTACAAAGGCAGTTTCTTACCAGGGTATCAATCTTATGAATTAGAGACTGGTACATCTTCTACGGGAATCATTGGCATTGACCATATCGTAGGAAACGTAGAGATTATGGATGAGTGGACAACTTATTACGAAAAAGTATTTGGTTTCAATGTACTTAAACACTTTGATGATGAAAACATCTCAACAGAGTATTCAGCTCTTATGTCTAAAGTAATGATGAATGGAACAGGGCGTATTAAGTTTCCGATTAATGAGCCAGCGGAAGGAAAAAGAAAATCACAAATTCAAGAATACCTAGACTTTTACAAAGGCCCAGGTGTTCAGCATCTAGCATTACTTACAAACGATATTATTAAAACAGTTAAAGCGTTGAAAGACAATGGTGTAGAGTTTCTTGACACACCAGCTACTTATTATGAAGAACTAAGTGAACGAGTAGGAAAAATTGATGAAGATCTACAAAAGCTTCAAGAACTTAGTATTTTAGTTGATCGCGATGATGAAGGATATTTACTTCAAATTTTCACAAAACCTATTGTAGATCGTCCGACTTTGTTTATTGAAATTATCCAACGTAAAGGTGCCCTAGGATTTGGAGATGGAAATTTTAAAGCACTATTTGAATCCATTGAACGTGAACAAGAACGTCGAGGAAATATTTAA